In Cryptococcus gattii WM276 chromosome N, complete sequence, a single window of DNA contains:
- a CDS encoding Hypothetical protein (Similar to SGTC gene model, INSD accession EAL17292.1; CNBN1190), with protein MALSSRYIQRQYLLANKLFWISTLAEADVAFVRAEILSHLAVFTAILLSVFEFSPLTKDHSYLSWLRLFILWLPLFQGSMSCKDELLFPQSWTSMVPQRGDEANVKRLQREASCDKPEGFWIKAYEYVKKRDEAVGASGEGSLINVWEERFARRGSRNVKHQGWSVVAPSDENCFVDTCFL; from the exons ATGGCATTATCATCAAGGTACATCCAAAGGCAGTACCTCTTGGCTAACAAGCTATTTTGGATCTCCACACTTGCTGA AGCCGACGTCGCCTTTGTACGTGCCGAGATCCTTTCCCATCTCGCGGTTTTCACCGCTATTCTTCTCTCCGTTTTCGAATTCTCTCCCCTCACCAAGGACCACTCTTACCTTTCATGGCTCCGCCTATTCATCCTTTGGCTGCCTTTGTTTCAAGGTTCAATGTCATGCAAGGACGAGCTACTTTTCCCCCAATCTTGGACATCGATGGTGCCGCAACGAGGAGATGAAGCGAATGTTAAGAGGTTGCAGAGAGAGGCAAGTTGCGATAAGCCGGAGGGATTTTGGATAAAAGCGTACGAGTACGTGAAGAAGCGTGATGAGGCAGTAGGAGCGTCCGGGGAGGGATCGTTGATCAACGTCTGGGAGGAAAGATTCGCAAGGCGTGGGTCAAGGAACGTAAAGCATCAGGGTTGGAGTGTGGTTGCGCCCTCAGATGAGAATTGTTTTGTCGACACATGCTTCTTGTAG
- a CDS encoding L-methionine (R)-S-oxide reductase (Similar to TIGR gene model, INSD accession AAW47226.1), whose amino-acid sequence MPHADSSYIPDTIASKAEFYDHVVSHLEALLEGERYWVTNLSQASAILYHSFLACSLYGGNAHSPVVNWCGFYLHPPAHPSSSSSSSPLLLGPYHGRPACLSITPTSGKGVCADAFVNQATLIVPDVETYPGHIACDGDTKSEIVVPLRNRGGKVIGVLDLDSTQLATYDEEDKKGLERVADVLANGCDWA is encoded by the exons ATGCCGCACGCAGACTCCAGTTACATCCCGGACACTATAGCATC TAAGGCTGAATTCTATGACCATGTCGTTTCTCACCTTGAGGCTCTCTTAGAAGGTGAAAGATACTGG GTAACCAACCTCTCTCAAGCTTCCGCCATCCTCTACCACTCCTTCCTTGCTTGTTCATTATACGGAGGTAATGCCCACTCACCGGTAGTCAACTGGTGTGGATTCTACCTTCACCCTCCAGCGCACCCATCGTCAtcgtcttcctcttctcctttaCTTCTAGGTCCTTATCACGGTCGCCCAGCCTGTCTCTCAATCACCCCTACGTCTGGCAAAGGAGTCTGCGCCGACGCATTTGTCAACCAAGCTACTCTAATAGTGCCGGACGTTGAGACATATCCGGGGCATATTGCTTGTGATGGAGATACCAAGTCGGAAATTGTTGTGCCTCTGAGGAATAGAGGTGGAAAGGTAATTGGTGTTTTGGATTTGGATTCGACACAACTGGCAACATACGACGAAGAGGACAAGAAGGGATTAGAAAGAGTCGCGGACGTTCTGGCGAACGGCTGCGATTGGGCTTGA
- a CDS encoding Hypothetical Protein (Similar to TIGR gene model, INSD accession AAW47040.1): protein MFAQTVLRTTSSTMPMARTMMARKMTTAAPAQAGPIRAFFRDVPVPVDAYPLIGIVVVMCSGATYMLSKHIYEDRDHLRWTPRTGGVKFQLPN, encoded by the exons ATGTTTGCTCAAACTGTCCTCAGAACCACTTCTTCCACTATGCCCATGGCTCGTACCATGATGGCCAGGAAGATGACAACCGCCGCTCCCGCACAAGCTGGTCCT ATCCGGGCCTTCTTCCGTGACGTCCCTGTCCCCGTCGATGCTTACCCCCTTATCGGTATCGTCGTTGTCATGTGCTCTGGTGCTACATACA TGCTCAGCAAGCATATCTATGAAGACCGGGACCACCTTCGATGGACTCCTCGAACTGGTGGTGTCAAGTTTCAGTTGCCCAACTGA
- a CDS encoding Hypothetical Protein (Similar to TIGR gene model, INSD accession AAW47044.1), with protein sequence MSRSRGGTVKLSAGDSHEAMMQLWHSLVDTIRILPTIPSNKTEEEKKTLSDALEKLDMLMVLRRGERSTPDPRATPSLVLPTSALPSPGSGGGIKRKRKGSFSLSPAPQTLDLSAVHSSSLLTPNSTSIRAGTPMSREATGKHRRELYADQLPLQPGRKVAFKLPAVKAKGDGDTSGTGGSGGDDWILATVKRCILQDKMRYEVQDVDDGNTYNTTLRSIIPLPDPDSATHLSSHPSNLEDFPRDSIVLALYPDTTSFYRATVVAAPMPGTGHGLGIRGQGANSKADPGAKRGMYRLLFVDDDGNVQDVQKDYVVAFPG encoded by the exons ATGTCTAGATCCAGAGGGGGTACAGTGAAGCTTTCTGCAGGCGACAGCCATGAAG CCATGATGCAGCTCTGGCACTCTCTCGTAGATACCATCCGCATACTGCCCACAATACCATCAAACAAAacagaagaggaaaaaaagactTTGAGTGATGCTCTCGAAAAGCTAGACATGTTGATGGTTCTCCGTCGCGGCGAAAGATCGACACCCGACCCACGCGCTACACCATCTCTCGTGTTGCCCACCAGCGCTCTACCCTCACCTGGTTCTGGAGGTGGTATCAAGCGGAAACGCAAGGGATCATTCTCTCTTTCACCTGCTCCTCAAACATTAGACCTGAGCGCTGTCCATTCCTCCTCGCTGCTGACTCCCAACTCTACATCCATTCGTGCGGGCACACCAATGTCACGTGAAGCCACAGGTAAACACCGCCGTGAGCTTTACGCCGATCAGCTCCCTTTGCAGCCTGGACGAAAGGTTGCTTTTAAACTTCCTGCAGTTAAAGCAAAAGGGGACGGTGATACGAGTGGTACCGGTGGGTCTGGTGGTGATGATTGGATTCTGGCCACTGTCAAGAGATGTATCTTGCAAGACAAGATGAGATATGAAGTGCAGGACGTCGACGACGGGAA CACATACAACACCACCCTCAGGTCAATCATCCCTCTTCCTGACCCAGACTCTGCTActcatctctcttcccatccATCCAATCTCGAGGATTTCCCCCGGGATTCCATCGTCCTTGCCCTCTACCCCGATACAACATCATTCTATCGCGCAACGGTCGTCGCCGCTCCCATGCCTGGTACCGGTCACGGCCTCGGTATAAGAGGTCAAGGGGCTAACAGCAAAGCGGACCCGGGGGCCAAGAGGGGAATGTACAGATTATTGtttgttgatgatgatggaaaTGTTCAGGATGTACAAAAGGATTATGTTGTGGCC TTCCCGGGATAA
- a CDS encoding Subunit of TFIIH and nucleotide excision repair factor 3 complexes, putative (Similar to TIGR gene model, INSD accession AAW47046.1), with translation MVQPSFSAPKKDVSKQASLTSALDIFLDNQHQSYFEELYRLLPPVCRQIILHALWSHHPLRVTDVKLLLQMDVHAPLEECDEVMRPAINRKVLHPMHYKKQKMQWSLNDSFKRGLRNALTGLGASNSFGVPFERHQATDLDLPSKDELVAYGEETFESILKYMVSSGLGTEFSGSRPQPEVLQLLHASGLMTDPGDMSRRNPNIYRLTITSKGFQFLLEKRQTQLWEILMYYLSAKEANSERSSEVLSMFFSLGCMQLGQDYSASNSFPHAQEALNDLAQYGFIYKPSPDSDQFWPTHLATSLCSGDASAIQSQSADDKRFLILETNYKIYAYTSNELEIAILNLFVDIRIRYPNLVVGKLDRQHVKAAMEKGISARQIIAYLSSHAHPQMYNSPPPLLHPTIVDQLHLWDRERNRLQTEETVMYEFFSKELFDDTVNEAKANAALQHAATSQKLLFIEPHTKPAITEFVKQRQNVLRGGY, from the exons ATGGTACAACCTTCCTTTTCAGCCCCCAAGAAGGATGTTTCCAAGCAAGCATCACTGACGTCTGCCCTCGATATATTTCTCGATAATCAGCACCAGTCGTATTTCGAGGAGCTCTACAG ATTACTGCCGCCAGTATGCCGTCAAATTATCCTCCATGCCCTGTGGTCCCACCATCCATTACGAGTGACCGATGTCAAGCTGCTTCTCCAGATGGATGTCCACGCTCCTTTAGAAGA ATGTGATGAGGTCATGAGACCAGCTATAAACAGAAAAGTCCTCCATCCAATGCATTATAAGAAGCAGAAAATGCAGTGGTCCTTGAATGATTCGTTCAAGAGGGGCCTCAGAAACGCCTTGACAGGATT AGGAGCATCAAACTCTTTCGGTGTACCCTTTGAAAGACATCAGGCAACTGACCTTGATCTTCCCTCTAAGGATGAGCTAGTGGCATATGGCGAAGAGACATTTGAGTCTATTCTCAAATACATGGTGTCTTCCGGTCTCGGCACAGAATTCTCTGGATCCAGGCCACAGCCCGAGGTTCTCCAGCTTTTACATGCTAGCGGTCTCATGACGGATCC TGGAGATATGAGCAGGAGGAATCCTAATATATATCGACTCACAATCACTTCCAAAGGATTCCAATTTTTGCTGGAGAAAAGGCAGACTCAGCTGTGGGAGATACTAATGTACTACTTGAGTGCCAAAGAA GCAAACTCTGAACGGTCATCCGAGGTCTTGTCGATGTTCTTCTCTCTTGGGTGTATGCAACTAGGACAAGACTATTCTGCATCCAACTCTTTTCCTCACGCTCAAGAAGCTCTCAACGATCTCGCGCAATACGGCTTCATCTACAAACCATCGCCTGACAGCGATCAGTTTTGGCCCACCCACCTTGCCACTTCTTTGTGTTCCGGCGACGCTTCCGCCATTCAATCGCAGAGTGCAGACGACAAGCGTTTCCTCATCTTGGAAACCAACTACAAAATTTACGCATATACTT CAAACGAGCTCGAGATAGCCATCCTTAACCTCTTTGTCGACATTCGCATTCGGTACCCCAACCTCGTTGTGGGAAAGCTCGATCGTCAGCACGTTAAAGCTGCCATGGAAAAGGGTATATCAGCGCGGCAGATTATCGCCTACTTGTCCAGTCATGCTCATCCACAAATGTACAACTCTCCCCCACCATTACTACATCCCACCATTGTCGATCAACTTCATTTGTGGGATCGAGAGAGGAACAGATTACAGACGGAAGAGA CCGTTATGTACGAATTTTTCAGCAAAGAACTCTTTGATGACACTGTCAACGAAGCCAAAGCGAATGCCGCTCTACAGCATGCGGCTACGTCCCAAAAGCTATTATTCATCGAGCCACATACCAAGCCTGCGATCACAGAATTCGTCAAGCAAAGACAGAACGTCCTTAGAGGGGGTTATTAG
- a CDS encoding Hypothetical protein (Similar to SGTC gene model, INSD accession EAL17289.1; CNBN1160) yields MAFALHPLLSTYPGASFTPNGNFNGPHLSVQSGGPSVGYWGYVPWETPQMPEWDLPPAVKAVQEGRGTGVYGVTLEGGGQGKMFPYGWPRYGPMPLRPQLGGFVGKINPYGRSWPYGFYKTTY; encoded by the exons ATGGCATTCGCGCTCCACCccctcctctccacctACCCAGGCGCCTCATTCACTCCTAACGGCAATTTCAACGGTCCGCACCTATCCGTCCAATCAGGTGGTCCATCTGTTGGGTACTGGGGGTACGTCCCCTGGGAAACCCCTCAAATGCCGGAATGGGACCTGCCGCCAGCGGTGAAAGCTGTCCaggagggaagagggaCAGGGGTATATGGAGTGACATTGGAAGGTGGTGGGCAGGGGAAGATGTTCCCTTACGGATGGCCTAGGTATGGGCCTATGCCTCTCAGGCCGCAGTTGGGAGGGTTCG TGGGGAAGATCAATCCATACGGTCGAAGCTGGCCTTATGGGTTCTACAAGACGACGTATTAA
- a CDS encoding Hypothetical protein (Similar to TIGR gene model, INSD accession AAW47048.1; CNN01200), with amino-acid sequence MSQLACDIPDPPYPPRVTTAGNHFSHGTNEVRDFRDILSGAESIWDKATSNAASILHETTKVASLLDKATAVIGSVVEVVTSEAAKVVGDLTDQGVVVTESTNSR; translated from the exons ATGTCTCAACTTGCTTGCGACATCCCAGACCCTCCATACCCTCCCAGGGTCACCACTGCTGGGAACCACTTCAGCCATGGAA CCAATGAGGTTCGTGACTTTCGGGACATCCTCTCTGGTGCGGAATCCATCTGGGACAAAGCTACATCCAATGCCGCCTCCATCCTTCACGAAACTACCAAGGTCGCATCTCTCTTGGATAAAGCTACTGCCGTCATTGGCAGTGTGGTCGAGGTCGTCACGAGCGAGGCAGCAAAGGTGGTTGGTGATTTGACGGACCAAGGGGTTGTCGTCACCGAATCGACAAACAGTagatga
- a CDS encoding Hypothetical protein (Similar to TIGR gene model, INSD accession AAW47225.1; CNN01130) — protein MNPRTLFSQASALRRAAPTLITPITLRTHITFPHPDLDPSNGHTRFAVRAFNNIPSLIHAYAIVKAVESKLGTSVLNIQMPKQQDSLQPGPTIFIETLRPAKLDKPLLLEIPSPQLSSESNFLGGPSLSDVSRVLSEEPTFNSTIDNSPSGRKDAPLQFRVEVQKRKPRESGKARRTASFRSKQGGKDAAEIVKALREFDGGFFGGFEGVAEKFEAMLANHQAVKTQAKRVPLKQEGIENEEGKA, from the coding sequence ATGAACCCGCGCACTCTCTTCTCACAAGCATCTGCTCTCCGCAGGGCTGCTCCGACTCTCATAACGCCCATCACATTACGCACCCACATCACCTTCCCCCACCCAGACCTTGACCCTTCAAATGGCCACACCCGTTTTGCTGTTCGCGCCTTCAACAATATCCCTTCGCTCATTCACGCCTATGCCATTGTCAAGGCCGTAGAGTCAAAACTCGGCACTTCTGTGCTTAACATTCAAATGCCCAAGCAGCAAGATTCTCTACAACCGGGCCCTACAATCTTTATTGAGACTCTCCGACCAGCAAAGCTGGACAAGCCTCTCTTACTGGAAATACCGTCTCCCCAACTCTCCTCTGAGTCAAATTTTCTTGGAGGTCCTAGTTTGAGCGACGTGTCCCGTGTCCTTTCCGAAGAACCCACCTTCAACTCTACGATCGACAATTCACCTTCTGGCAGAAAAGATGCCCCGTTGCAGTTTAGGGTGGAGGTGCAAAAGCGCAAGCCTAGAGAATCAGGCAAGGCTAGGAGAACGGCGAGCTTTAGGTCAAAGCAAGGAGGGAAGGACGCGGCGGAGATTGTTAAGGCCTTGAGGGAGTTTGATGGGGGTTTTTTTGGAGGATTCGAGGGTGTGGCGGAGAAGTTTGAAGCGATGTTAGCCAACCACCAAGCAGTGAAGACGCAGGCAAAAAGGGTGCCCTTGAAGCAGGAGGGAATagaaaatgaagaagggaaggcGTAG
- a CDS encoding Cullin, structural protein of SCF complexes, putative; Cdc53p (Similar to TIGR gene model, INSD accession AAW47038.1; involved in ubiquitination and promotion of G1-S transition by targeting G1 cyclins and the Cln-CDK inhibitor Sic1p for degradation): MSASASGSSWIEPTKAQAPPKDADLRQAWDFLSVGVDHIMTRLSYGMSYSYYILLYTAIYNYCTQPGKTGLPSFSPQRGGASLQGADLHRSLHNWLSAHCKSMREEAEKLPDQELLKYYARQWDRYTRGALYVNKLFNYLNKHWVKREKEEGRKDVYQVYTLALVSWKNNFFDHFADSKGTSRLTQAVLRQIQQQRNGEEIDSGLLKKVIDSYVSLGLDEADAQRQNLDTYKRHFQTQFLEATDTYYRAESSAFVDSNSVSDYMKKAEARLQEEADRVNLYLHDNTRNDLKTRCEKVLIEEHQAIMWDEFQTLLDSDRVDDLARMYGLLSRVLNGLDPLREKFGQHVRRAGRAAVEKVLPAPGAVNEAGKAESLDPKAYIEVLLEVHGKYTSMVEGPFRGEMGFNRALDQACGDFCNSNAACTVSTKSPELLASYCDLLLRKSNKDSDAESLEASLSKAMIIFNFIDDKDVFHKFYQKKLAQRLVGSLSASDDAESSMITKLKELSGFEYTNKLSKMFTDVNLSKDLMERFNEREREKGVASDIDFQPLVLGSNSWPLHPQQTDFAIPREIQALYDRFNAFHGEVHQGRTLNWLWHISKNELRTTYLNQKYILMTSAYQMAILTQFNVSDTLSYKDIEAGTKLSPTVLKPQLGLLVKLKILLNTDEEYSLNMGFKSKKIRVNLNQTIKSEARAEQKEVIAAVDEDRKFVYQATIVRLMKGRKTMQHQALIQEVTAQISSKFTPKIPEIKKAIEYLIDKEYLERAPDSNNTYNYLA; the protein is encoded by the exons ATGTCCGCATCGGCTTCTGGATCATCCTGGATAGAGCCTACAAAGGCTCAGGCTCCTCCCAA GGATGCGGACTTGAGACAAGCTTGGGATTTCCTTTCTGTCGGTGTTGACCACATCATGACGAG GCTCAGCTATGGAATGTCTTATTCCTATTACATTCTCTTATATACCGCTATCTACAATTACTGTACGCAGCCAGGCAAGACTGGCCTCCCGTCATTTTCACCTCAACGCGGCGGAGCTAGTCTTCAAGGTGCCGACCTCCACAGAAGCCTGCACAATTGGTTATCTGCTCACTGCAAATCCATGCGAGAG GAGGCTGAGAAACTTCCCGACCAAGAGCTTCTCAAGTACTACGCTCGTCAATGGGACAGGTACACCCGAGGCGCCTTGTACGTTAACAAGTTATTCAATTATTTGAACAAGCATTGGGTCAAGcgagagaaggaagagggacGAAAGGACGTTTATCAAGTGTACACT CTTGCTTTGGTGTCTTGGAAGAATAATTTTTTCGACCACTTCGCTGACAGTAAGGGAACCAGTCGATTAACTCAGGCTGTGTTACGGCAAATCCAGCAGCAACGTAACGGCGAGGAAATCGACTCTGGTCTTCTTAAAAAGGTCATTGACAGTTATG TCTCTCTTGGTCTTGACGAGGCTGATGCCCAACGACAAAATCTCGACACTTACAAAAGGCATTTCCAGACGCAATTCCTAGAAGCCACCGACACCTATTACCGTGCTGAATCTTCTGCATTTGTTGATTCCAACTCTGTTTCGGACTATATGAAGAAGGCAGAGGCGAGGTTACAGGAAGAGGCGGACAGAGTGAACCTGTACTTGCATGATAATACAAGGAACGAT TTGAAGACAAGATGTGAGAAGGTACTCATTGAAGAGCATCAAGCCATCATGTGGGATGAGTTCCAAACCCTTCTGGATAGCGACCGAGTTGATG ACTTGGCAAGGATGTACGGACTTCTTTCTCGTGTGCTCAACGGACTAGACCCTTTGCGAGAAAAGTTTGGCCAACATGTCAGGCGCGCTGGTCGAGCAGCTGTGGAAAAGGTCCTTCCTGCCCCAGGGGCAGTCAACGAAGCTGGGAAGGCCGAGTCTCTC GATCCCAAGGCGTACATTGAGGTCCTCCTTGAAGTACACGGCAAGTATACCTCCATGGTTGAAGGCCCTTTCCGAGGCGAAATGGGTTTCAACCGTGCTCTCGACCAGGCTTGTGGCGACTTCTGCAATTCCAATGCTGCTTGCACTGTCTCTACAAAGTCCCCCGAGTTGTTGGCTAGCTACTGTGATTTGTTGTTGAGGAAAAGCAATAAGGATTCTGATGCTGAATCTTTGGAAGCTTCTTTGAGCAAGGCT ATGATCATTTTCAATTTTATCGACGACAAAGATGTCTTCCACAAGTTCTATCAAAAAAAGCTCGCTCAGCGACTTGTCGGTTCTCTTTCTGCCTCAGACGACGCAGAGAGCAGCATGATCACCAAACTCAAGGAGTTATCTGGTTTCGAATATACCAACAAATTATCCAAGATGTTTACCG ATGTCAACCTTAGTAAAGACTTGATGGAACGATTTAACGaaagggagagagagaagggCGTAGCCTCAGACA TCGATTTCCAACCCTTGGTCCTTGGTTCTAACAGTTGGCCTTTGCACCCTCAACAAACTGACTTTGCTATTCCTCGTGAAATCCAGGCCCTTTATGACCGGTTCAATGCCTTCCATGGCGAGGTTCACCA AGGTCGAACTCTCAATTGGTTATGGCACATTTCCAAGAACGAGCTCCGCACCACCTACCTCAACCAAAAGTACATCTTGATGACCTCCGCTTACCAAATGGCCATCCTCACGCAATTCAACGTTTCTGACACTCTTTCTTACAAGGATATTGAGGCCGGTACCAAACTCTCCCCTACTGTGCTCAAGCCTCAGCTCGGCTTGCTCGTCAAATTGAAAATTCTCTTGAACACTGACGAAGAATATTCGTTGAATATGGGTTtcaagagcaagaagatCAGGGTGAACTTGAACCAGACTATCAAATCTGAAGCTAGGGCCGAGCAGAAGGAGGTTATTGCGGCTGTTGATGAGGACAGGAAGTTTGTCTACCAGGCGACTATTGTGAGGTTAATGAAGGGGCGAAAG ACCATGCAACATCAAGCCCTTATTCAAGAAGTCACTGCTCAGATTTCCTCCAAATTTACTCCCAAAATCCCAGAGATTAAGAAAGCGATTGAATACTTGATCGACAAGGAGTACCTTGAGCGAGCTCCCGATTCCAATAACACTTA TAACTACTTGGCCTAA
- a CDS encoding Hypothetical protein (Similar to TIGR gene model, INSD accession AAW47042.1; CNN01170) produces the protein MGMGMGANQGMMGQNPMLGMQGMASYGQAWRNLGYDYTPPSLGYKPETTWGAWDLANAQYNGGRLEQSFFDNITLGGAAAYQAYLIWDRDHYSAYHAMPSQENRERLIGLAVAELFSLWDRVQPRSTRATTEEAAQYAAATAKYLFDRHYDLPHNPHAYHRTGSRFSNYRRDDSDSEDEHHLRRRSMYGQPYTGMQAAPGLDAGGMMNGMNGMMPGGMPGQGMGMGMGIQPGMMGMGMGQMGMPGMQGMGPMGGMGMQPGMMGQMGQIGIGGMGMGQMGGMGMMQPGMMGLQQGVPPHGSIGESQAAPVGHRHCHLFPLSSILRKANNEKKKSRIPVYILILEISNVHRECTRTTMARNQASHGVINRLTKWGIQHSWGDRKGVGMGTASQGIFD, from the exons ATGGGTATGGGCATGGGTGCGAATCAAGGTATGATGGGTCAGAACCCGATGCTGGGCATGCAGGGGATGGCCAGTTATGGTCAGGCATGGAGAAACCTT GGTTATGATTATACCCCCCCAAGTCTTGGCTACAAGCCCGAAACCACCTGGGGAGCTTGGGATCTT GCCAACGCTCAATACAACGGTGGCCGCCTCGAACAAAGCTTCTTCGATAACATT ACGCTGGGAGGAGCGGCAGCATATCAGGCATACTT GATCTGGGATCGTGACCATTATTCGGCCTATCATGCCATGCCCAGTCAAGAGAACAGAGAACGACTTATAGGGCTTGCCGTTGCAGAGC TGTTTAGCTTATGGGATCGCGTCCAGCCGCGAAGTACGCGAGCAACTACCGAAGAAGCCGCTCAGTACGCTGCTGCCACCGCAAAGTACCTCTTTGACCGC CATTACGACCTCCCACACAATCCGCATGCATATCATCGAACTGGTTCGAGGTTTTCGAATTATCGTCGGGACGATAGTGATTCGGAGGATGAACACCATCTTCGTCGACGGAGCATGTACGGCC AACCGTATACCGGTATGCAAGCAGCTCCCGGTCTGGATGCCGGAGGTATGATGAACGGGATGAATGGGATGATGCCGGGTGGTATGCCAGGCCAAGGTATGGGAATGGGGATGGGCATCCAGCCAGGGATGATGGGTATGGGTATGGGTCAGATGGGTATGCCCGGTATGCAGGGTATGGGTCCGATGGGGGGTATGGGGATGCAACCAGGGATGATGGGGCAGATGGGTCAGATAGGGATAGgagggatggggatgggtCAGATGGgggggatggggatgatgCAGCCAGGGATGATGGGTTTGCAGCAGGGTGTACCACCTCATGGATCTATAGGCGAGAGTCAAGCTGCTCCTGTAGGTCACCGTCACTGTCACctctttcccctttcctCTATTCTACGCAAGGCCAACAacgaaaaaaaaaaaagcagAATCCCGGTATATATACTGATACTTGAAATCTCAAACGTTCATAGGGAATGCACCCGTACCACTATGGCGCGCAATCAGGCGTCGCATGGGGTAATCAACCGATTGACCAAGTGGGGAATCCAACATTCTTGGGGGGACCGCAAAGGAGTTGGTATGGGTACGGCCAGCCAAGGTATTTTTGATTGA